From the genome of Deltaproteobacteria bacterium, one region includes:
- a CDS encoding TonB-dependent receptor, giving the protein MLSLSAMIAATAFAEDPLLGTIEVRSASEAAPAPRDESAFATVVPIADQPAEIDTLADVLDETVGVSVRRFGGLGDFATVSIRGSTPGQVGVFFDGVALTRARSETVNLADLPLDQLGAVEVYRGVSPLALSASALAGAVNLVSRAPDGVPRFSLLAGGGSFGTRKASVAGSTVRGPVSGFLSATYLGSDGDFTFEDDNGTLQNPDDDREAKRRNNAFDSAEVLAKVRWALASGGAVTGLTEFFANHQGVPGIGAFQADDASLRDLRSLSYVRFERPGLAGLPVDLSSTGSFVFERERFRDAEGEIGLGNVATDNRTYTGALDNLLSTRIGRHALEARADVGGQVFTPADTLAADPNGPDQSRIRFDLAAGDTIGFFDDRLLVQPTFRWEHLHDDFSDPGEASGRITRASRGGSHDLLTPRLGLRFDAADGVAFKANVARVERAPNFTELFGNRGSILGNPNLDPERGLNADLGVVLTRDRLGWARRLRLEAVGFVAVVDDLIVLVQNSQRTSIFRNVDRARTVGCELAAGADVSEHLRLGLNYTYQDARDESGIPARDGNQLPGRPRHELYHRTEYRRDEGRLFYELGFVAENFLDQANFLVVNARAIHTVGVEADLAALGRRFRRGALARIPLLVTFEVRNFTDNQVEDVAGYPLPGRAFFGTVRWAWEGQGPRG; this is encoded by the coding sequence ATGCTCTCCCTCTCGGCGATGATCGCCGCGACGGCCTTCGCGGAGGACCCGCTACTCGGCACGATCGAGGTACGGAGCGCGTCCGAGGCCGCGCCCGCGCCGAGGGACGAGAGCGCCTTCGCGACGGTCGTGCCGATCGCCGACCAGCCCGCCGAGATCGACACGCTCGCCGACGTGCTCGACGAGACGGTCGGCGTGTCGGTGCGGCGCTTCGGGGGCCTCGGCGACTTCGCGACGGTCTCGATCCGCGGCAGCACGCCGGGGCAGGTCGGCGTCTTCTTCGACGGCGTCGCGCTCACGCGCGCCCGCAGCGAGACCGTGAACCTCGCCGACTTGCCGCTCGACCAGCTCGGCGCCGTCGAGGTGTACCGCGGGGTGTCGCCGCTCGCGCTCTCGGCGTCCGCGCTCGCGGGCGCGGTGAACCTCGTCTCGCGCGCCCCCGACGGCGTGCCGCGCTTCTCGCTCCTCGCGGGGGGCGGTTCGTTCGGGACGCGCAAGGCGAGCGTCGCCGGCTCGACGGTGCGCGGGCCGGTGTCGGGTTTCCTCTCCGCCACGTATCTCGGCAGCGACGGCGATTTCACGTTCGAGGACGACAACGGCACGCTCCAGAACCCCGACGACGACCGTGAGGCGAAGCGCCGCAACAATGCCTTCGATTCCGCCGAGGTGCTCGCCAAGGTGCGCTGGGCGCTCGCGTCGGGGGGCGCCGTCACCGGTCTCACGGAATTCTTCGCGAACCACCAGGGCGTGCCGGGGATCGGCGCGTTCCAGGCGGACGACGCGTCGCTCCGTGATCTCCGGAGCCTGAGCTACGTGCGCTTCGAGCGGCCCGGCCTCGCGGGGCTCCCCGTCGACCTCAGCAGCACGGGGTCCTTCGTCTTCGAGCGCGAGCGCTTCCGCGACGCCGAGGGCGAGATCGGGCTCGGCAACGTCGCGACCGACAACCGCACGTATACCGGCGCGCTCGACAACCTCCTCTCGACCCGGATCGGCCGGCATGCGCTCGAGGCGCGCGCCGACGTCGGCGGCCAGGTCTTCACGCCCGCGGACACGCTCGCCGCCGATCCGAACGGCCCCGACCAGAGTCGGATCCGCTTCGATCTCGCGGCCGGCGACACGATCGGCTTCTTCGACGACCGCCTGCTCGTGCAGCCGACGTTCCGCTGGGAGCACCTGCACGACGACTTCAGCGATCCGGGCGAGGCGTCCGGGCGGATCACGCGCGCGAGCCGGGGCGGCAGCCACGACCTGCTGACGCCGCGTCTCGGCCTGCGGTTCGACGCCGCGGATGGCGTCGCGTTCAAGGCGAACGTCGCCCGCGTCGAGCGCGCGCCGAACTTCACCGAGCTCTTCGGCAACCGCGGCTCGATCCTCGGCAACCCGAACCTCGACCCCGAGCGCGGCCTGAACGCCGACCTCGGTGTCGTGCTGACGCGCGACCGCCTCGGGTGGGCGCGGCGTCTCCGCCTCGAGGCCGTCGGCTTCGTCGCCGTCGTCGACGACCTGATCGTGCTCGTGCAGAACTCGCAACGGACGTCGATCTTCCGGAATGTCGACCGCGCGCGCACGGTCGGCTGCGAGCTCGCCGCCGGCGCCGACGTCTCCGAGCACCTGCGGCTCGGGCTCAACTACACCTACCAGGACGCGCGCGACGAGAGCGGCATCCCGGCCCGCGACGGGAACCAGCTTCCCGGCCGGCCGCGCCACGAGCTCTACCACCGCACCGAGTACCGGCGTGACGAAGGACGGCTGTTCTACGAGCTCGGCTTCGTCGCCGAGAACTTCCTCGACCAGGCGAACTTCCTGGTCGTGAACGCGCGCGCGATCCATACGGTCGGCGTCGAGGCCGACCTCGCGGCGCTCGGCCGCCGCTTTCGGAGGGGCGCGCTCGCGCGCATCCCGCTCCTCGTGACCTTCGAGGTCCGGAACTTCACCGACAACCAGGTCGAGGACGTCGCCGGTTATCCGCTGCCGGGACGCGCGTTCTTTGGGACGGTGCGCTGGGCGTGGGAAGGGCAGGGGCCGCGTGGCTGA
- a CDS encoding energy transducer TonB: MAATADGWSERIGDDGRRTRVLVAFALSLACHALVLALARGWRAADPAPARLLVVTVMGRGGGASDPGAAGAVGGAAVADAASPVAPAAPGAVAAAPPAAVAERPRPALPRRAARVAARPPPRIAERRPAAGADAPPGVIDVSSATTGAPPAAREAAPSAADAALVATGLAAAALGPGAARGDDPAAPGGAGAAGGGSDRGSGHGAGGGEGERGDGLRAFCASCPIPDYPPRARRQGWQGTVDVALAIGGDGSVTEARVGRSSGYPALDEVALGVARRSRFRVPGGGRELRGQLRYRFVLDASAARR, from the coding sequence TTGGCGGCGACGGCGGACGGCTGGAGCGAGCGGATCGGAGACGACGGTCGGCGCACGCGCGTGCTCGTCGCCTTCGCGCTCTCACTCGCGTGCCACGCGCTCGTGCTCGCGCTCGCGCGCGGCTGGCGCGCTGCCGATCCGGCGCCGGCGCGCCTGCTCGTGGTGACGGTGATGGGGCGCGGCGGCGGTGCGTCGGATCCCGGTGCGGCAGGTGCCGTGGGAGGAGCTGCCGTCGCGGACGCCGCGAGTCCGGTCGCGCCGGCAGCGCCGGGCGCGGTCGCGGCGGCGCCGCCGGCGGCCGTTGCCGAGCGCCCGCGTCCGGCGCTGCCTCGCCGGGCCGCGCGCGTCGCGGCGCGGCCGCCGCCCCGGATCGCCGAGCGTCGCCCGGCCGCCGGCGCCGACGCGCCTCCCGGCGTGATCGACGTGAGCTCCGCCACGACCGGCGCACCGCCCGCGGCAAGGGAGGCAGCGCCTTCCGCCGCCGATGCGGCTCTCGTCGCGACCGGTCTCGCGGCGGCCGCGCTGGGGCCGGGAGCCGCGCGCGGCGACGACCCGGCGGCGCCGGGCGGCGCGGGCGCGGCCGGCGGCGGTTCGGATCGCGGTTCGGGTCACGGTGCGGGTGGCGGGGAGGGCGAAAGGGGCGACGGCCTCCGTGCCTTCTGCGCCAGTTGTCCCATTCCCGACTATCCACCGCGCGCGCGGCGGCAGGGCTGGCAGGGCACCGTCGACGTGGCGCTCGCGATCGGCGGCGACGGCAGCGTCACCGAGGCGCGCGTCGGCCGCTCCTCGGGGTATCCCGCGCTCGACGAGGTCGCGCTCGGCGTCGCGCGCCGCAGCCGTTTCCGCGTGCCGGGGGGCGGCCGGGAGCTCCGCGGCCAGCTCCGCTACCGCTTCGTGCTCGACGCCAGCGCGGCGCGGCGGTAG
- a CDS encoding ABC transporter substrate-binding protein, which produces MTPHRLAAAAALVVSLATRAAAVDPAPGAPRPSSAPPPARIVSLAPSVTETLFALGVGARLVAVSDHCDYPPEAAALPRVGTFNAPSVEAVIAARPDVVIGLPSPGNHENVLTMERLGVRVELVDPERLADLPAVTRRIAAVAGVPEAGERLVAAMQRDMDAVRRKIAGAPTPRTLMLVGREPLIAVGPESFLGEMLVAAGAVNVAPAQGAWPRLNLEVVIAADPEVIVDCSMGTEASTAALAFWERFPSLAAVRNGRVHPFRSFEALRPGPRLALALAELARVLHPDRF; this is translated from the coding sequence ATGACCCCGCATCGCCTCGCGGCGGCCGCCGCGCTCGTGGTGTCGCTCGCGACGCGCGCAGCGGCCGTCGATCCGGCCCCGGGCGCGCCGCGTCCGTCGTCCGCCCCGCCGCCCGCGCGCATCGTCTCGCTCGCTCCCTCGGTGACCGAGACGCTCTTCGCGCTTGGCGTCGGCGCGCGGCTCGTCGCGGTGTCGGATCATTGCGACTACCCGCCCGAGGCGGCGGCGCTGCCGCGCGTCGGCACGTTCAACGCGCCGAGCGTCGAAGCGGTGATCGCGGCGCGGCCGGATGTCGTGATCGGTCTCCCGAGCCCCGGCAACCACGAGAACGTGCTCACGATGGAGCGGCTCGGCGTGCGGGTCGAACTCGTCGATCCCGAGCGTCTCGCGGACCTTCCCGCCGTCACGCGCAGGATCGCCGCCGTCGCCGGCGTCCCGGAGGCGGGCGAGCGCCTCGTCGCCGCCATGCAGCGCGACATGGACGCCGTCCGCCGCAAGATCGCCGGCGCCCCGACGCCGCGGACGCTCATGCTGGTCGGGCGGGAGCCGCTGATCGCGGTCGGTCCCGAGAGCTTCCTCGGCGAGATGCTGGTCGCGGCGGGCGCCGTGAACGTCGCGCCCGCGCAGGGCGCGTGGCCACGCCTCAACCTCGAGGTCGTGATCGCCGCGGACCCGGAGGTGATCGTCGATTGCAGCATGGGGACGGAGGCTTCGACCGCCGCGCTCGCCTTCTGGGAACGCTTTCCGTCGCTTGCCGCCGTGCGGAACGGGCGCGTGCACCCGTTCCGCTCCTTCGAGGCGCTGCGACCGGGTCCGCGCCTCGCGCTCGCACTCGCGGAGCTCGCGCGCGTGCTCCATCCCGACCGGTTCTGA
- a CDS encoding iron ABC transporter permease, whose protein sequence is MNGLLLALLVASLVVAVTLGPVALSWSRVFAAGGGPNPDAVILFRTRLPRVLLAAIVGGALGISGAALQALLRNPLAEPHLVGISSGAALAAALALVTMPVVLGQAIVAPVAAFAGALVSIWIVVRLAFVGARVEPTTLLLIGVIYNAFTGALLMFLNSIADLYQVHGVLFWLMGHLGARDYPTLAALALYSLAGLGLLLRHARDLDCLSLGDERAAELGVDVERARRMVFVAAALLVGAVVSVSGLIGFVGLVVPHLVRLVFGADHRLLLPASYLAGAIFLVWADTVARTVLGVTEIPVGVVTALCGAPVFAYLLRRERTLVGW, encoded by the coding sequence GTGAACGGACTCCTGCTGGCGCTCCTCGTCGCGAGCCTCGTCGTGGCGGTGACGCTCGGCCCCGTCGCGCTCTCGTGGAGCCGCGTGTTCGCCGCCGGCGGTGGTCCGAACCCCGACGCGGTGATCCTCTTCCGGACGCGCCTCCCGCGCGTGCTGCTCGCGGCGATCGTCGGCGGCGCGCTCGGGATCTCGGGCGCGGCGCTCCAGGCGCTGCTGCGCAATCCGCTCGCCGAGCCGCATCTGGTCGGCATCTCGAGCGGCGCCGCGCTCGCGGCGGCGCTCGCGCTCGTGACGATGCCGGTCGTGCTCGGGCAGGCGATCGTCGCGCCGGTTGCGGCCTTCGCCGGCGCGCTCGTGAGCATCTGGATCGTCGTGCGGCTCGCGTTCGTCGGCGCGCGCGTCGAGCCGACGACGCTGCTCCTCATCGGCGTCATCTACAACGCCTTTACCGGCGCCCTCCTGATGTTCCTGAACAGCATCGCCGACCTCTACCAGGTCCACGGCGTGCTCTTCTGGCTGATGGGACACCTCGGGGCGCGCGATTACCCGACGCTGGCGGCGCTCGCGCTCTACAGTCTCGCCGGCCTCGGCTTGCTGCTCCGGCACGCCCGCGACCTCGACTGTCTGAGCCTCGGCGACGAGCGGGCCGCCGAGCTCGGCGTCGACGTCGAGCGCGCGCGCCGCATGGTGTTCGTCGCGGCGGCGCTCCTGGTCGGCGCCGTCGTGTCGGTGAGCGGCCTCATCGGCTTCGTCGGGCTCGTCGTGCCGCATCTCGTGCGGCTCGTGTTCGGCGCCGACCATCGCCTGTTGCTGCCGGCGTCGTATCTCGCCGGCGCGATCTTCCTCGTGTGGGCGGACACCGTGGCGCGGACGGTGCTCGGCGTCACCGAGATCCCGGTCGGCGTGGTGACCGCGCTCTGCGGGGCTCCGGTGTTCGCGTATCTGCTGCGCCGCGAGCGCACGCTGGTGGGGTGGTGA
- a CDS encoding ABC transporter ATP-binding protein, protein MVALAGPNGSGKSTLLALLAGTRRAAAGTITIAGRPIGEWERRALARTVAVVPQETSVTFPYSVAEMVLMGRAPHRPPLGLEGARDVAIAERVMGETGIFHLAGRRMTELSGGERQRVVVARALAQEPEILLLDEPTTHLDVRHAIEILDLVAAVNRTRGVTVVAVLHDLTSAALYFERIAFLRDGALVADGAPAAIVTATTIARVFDADVRVDVDAEGIPAIRPRRRS, encoded by the coding sequence ATGGTGGCGCTCGCCGGGCCGAACGGCTCGGGGAAGTCGACGCTCCTGGCGCTCCTCGCCGGGACGCGCCGCGCCGCCGCCGGCACGATCACCATCGCCGGCCGCCCGATCGGCGAGTGGGAGCGACGCGCGCTCGCGCGCACGGTCGCCGTCGTGCCGCAGGAGACGAGCGTGACGTTCCCGTACAGCGTCGCCGAGATGGTGCTCATGGGACGCGCCCCGCACCGGCCGCCGCTCGGCCTCGAGGGCGCGCGCGACGTCGCGATCGCGGAGCGCGTGATGGGCGAGACCGGCATCTTCCACCTCGCCGGCCGCCGCATGACCGAGCTCTCGGGTGGCGAGCGGCAGCGGGTGGTCGTCGCGCGCGCGCTCGCGCAGGAGCCCGAGATCCTCCTCCTCGACGAGCCGACGACGCACCTCGACGTGCGCCACGCGATCGAGATCCTCGACCTGGTGGCCGCCGTGAACCGCACACGCGGCGTGACCGTGGTCGCCGTCCTGCACGACCTCACGAGCGCCGCGCTCTACTTCGAGCGAATCGCGTTCCTGCGCGACGGCGCGCTCGTCGCCGACGGCGCCCCCGCCGCGATCGTCACCGCCACGACCATCGCCCGCGTCTTCGACGCCGACGTGCGGGTCGACGTCGACGCCGAGGGCATCCCGGCGATCCGTCCGCGCCGCCGGTCGTGA
- a CDS encoding YceI family protein — MRVDATTAECRVLTYKEGLLSAVAHDLEIRVTAFTITIDETAWRVEARFDATSLRVVGAVRDGVVDPRELSASDQRTIEGTIVRDVLDASRYPEIRFVSEAATGRGDVLAVRGRLDLHGHTRDVTVMAHRESPSWVAEARLHQPDFGIRPYSAMLGTLRVRADVVVRVTIPLPIPG, encoded by the coding sequence ATGCGCGTCGACGCGACCACCGCCGAGTGCCGGGTCCTCACGTACAAGGAGGGCCTGCTCTCGGCGGTGGCGCACGACCTCGAGATCCGCGTCACGGCCTTCACGATCACGATCGACGAGACGGCGTGGCGGGTCGAGGCCCGCTTCGACGCGACGTCGCTGCGGGTGGTCGGCGCGGTGCGGGACGGGGTCGTCGACCCGCGTGAGCTCTCCGCGAGCGACCAGCGGACGATCGAGGGCACCATCGTCCGCGACGTGCTCGACGCGAGCCGCTACCCCGAGATCCGCTTCGTGTCGGAAGCGGCGACGGGGCGCGGCGACGTGCTGGCGGTCCGCGGCCGGCTCGATCTCCACGGCCACACCCGCGACGTCACCGTGATGGCGCACCGCGAGAGCCCCAGCTGGGTCGCCGAGGCCCGCCTCCATCAGCCGGATTTCGGCATCCGGCCGTACAGCGCGATGCTCGGGACGCTACGCGTCCGAGCCGACGTCGTGGTGCGGGTGACGATTCCCCTCCCGATCCCGGGATGA
- a CDS encoding isoprenylcysteine carboxylmethyltransferase family protein, whose product MIKRWVVFLFGCVSYALFLVSFLYAIGFVGGFGVPTVLDGPATDGVVAALVVDGLLLAIFALQHSVMARPRFKVLVTRVVPSAAERSLYVLASSVALLLLFWQWRPIGGTVWALESPAARTAMEVVFATGWATVLATTFLINHFDLFGLRQVWLFLNGRAYTHLRFATPGPYRHVRHPLYVGWLLAFWATPTMTAAHLFFAAATTAYILIAIRFEERDLEDLHGAPYAEYRRRVPMLVPRLGAKTPPVPASRRVVVK is encoded by the coding sequence ATGATCAAGCGATGGGTAGTCTTCCTCTTCGGGTGCGTCTCCTACGCGCTCTTCCTGGTGAGCTTCCTCTACGCGATCGGCTTCGTCGGCGGCTTCGGCGTCCCGACCGTGCTCGACGGACCGGCGACGGACGGCGTCGTGGCGGCGCTCGTCGTCGACGGCCTCCTGCTGGCGATCTTCGCACTCCAGCACAGCGTCATGGCGCGGCCACGGTTCAAGGTGCTCGTCACGCGCGTCGTCCCGAGCGCCGCCGAACGGAGCCTCTACGTCCTCGCGTCGAGCGTCGCCCTGCTCCTCCTCTTCTGGCAATGGCGGCCGATCGGCGGCACGGTGTGGGCGCTCGAGAGCCCGGCGGCCCGCACGGCGATGGAGGTGGTATTCGCGACCGGCTGGGCGACCGTCCTCGCGACGACCTTCCTCATCAACCACTTCGACCTCTTCGGTCTGCGTCAGGTCTGGCTCTTCCTGAACGGCCGCGCCTACACGCACCTGCGCTTCGCGACGCCCGGCCCCTACCGCCACGTTCGCCATCCTCTCTACGTCGGGTGGCTCCTCGCCTTCTGGGCGACGCCGACGATGACCGCCGCTCACCTCTTCTTCGCGGCGGCGACGACCGCCTACATCCTGATCGCGATCCGCTTCGAGGAACGCGACCTCGAAGATCTGCACGGCGCTCCGTACGCCGAGTACCGCCGCCGCGTCCCGATGCTGGTCCCGCGGCTCGGGGCGAAAACCCCGCCGGTCCCGGCATCGCGCCGGGTCGTCGTGAAGTGA
- a CDS encoding DUF1800 domain-containing protein, translating to MPDSTLLTAAQARHLLRHTGFGARVDEVATFASLTRGAAADRLLAFKPQGFKPGGVEPDIIHNKWISFMVRTKQPLQEKLVLFWHDHFATAFSKVQDARLMTKQNQLLRRNCKGNFRDLVKAINKDPAMMRFLDTTRNQKESPNENYARELLELFTLGPKDNAGNDNYAQADIVQIARAFTGWEFDAGKDAALATSLHDFTAAFPARGAKVIFASTGGFLPPGSGRSFTVGGEGANEIDEVIDIVLQHTDSDGKNTVARRIARRLIEYFAHPSPDLSFVDDVVGTGPSAFDATWDIAALLRRLFVHDAFYDTAEPLGPTSKRSVKWPVDYVVGTLRVLRMRLKGTQQFVDGGSYEPIMNQLANMGQVLFNPPSVFGWDWEMNWISSSTLLARYAFARDLTAARGGGAKGFHPEYFVDSALTDAAAIVDAVTHVLGITDELTSPERDTLVAYLTKDGTLTPDLTNYDYRDEKLRGLFALALQLPAYQLH from the coding sequence ATGCCCGACAGCACACTCCTCACCGCCGCCCAGGCTCGCCATTTGCTGCGCCACACCGGATTCGGCGCACGTGTCGATGAGGTCGCGACCTTCGCATCGCTGACGCGGGGCGCCGCCGCCGACCGGCTTCTGGCGTTCAAGCCGCAGGGGTTCAAGCCCGGTGGTGTCGAGCCCGATATCATCCACAACAAGTGGATCAGCTTCATGGTGAGGACCAAGCAGCCGCTGCAGGAGAAGCTCGTGCTCTTCTGGCACGATCACTTCGCGACCGCCTTTTCCAAGGTGCAGGACGCGCGGCTCATGACCAAGCAGAACCAGCTGCTGCGCCGCAACTGCAAGGGCAACTTCCGCGATCTCGTGAAGGCTATCAACAAGGACCCCGCGATGATGCGGTTTCTCGATACGACGCGAAACCAGAAGGAGAGCCCGAACGAGAACTACGCCCGCGAGCTATTGGAGCTCTTCACGCTCGGTCCCAAGGACAACGCGGGCAACGACAACTACGCCCAAGCGGACATCGTCCAGATCGCTCGTGCCTTCACTGGCTGGGAGTTCGACGCTGGCAAGGACGCCGCGCTCGCCACGTCGTTGCACGATTTCACGGCCGCGTTCCCCGCTCGCGGAGCGAAAGTGATCTTCGCGTCTACCGGAGGCTTTCTCCCACCAGGCAGCGGGCGCTCGTTCACGGTCGGCGGGGAAGGCGCGAACGAGATCGACGAGGTGATCGACATCGTTCTTCAGCACACCGACAGCGACGGCAAGAACACTGTGGCGCGTCGGATCGCGCGCCGGCTGATCGAGTATTTCGCCCACCCGAGCCCGGATCTGTCCTTCGTAGACGATGTCGTGGGGACGGGGCCGAGTGCCTTCGATGCGACGTGGGACATCGCCGCGCTCCTACGACGGCTATTCGTTCACGACGCGTTCTACGACACAGCGGAACCTCTCGGCCCGACCAGCAAGCGGTCGGTCAAGTGGCCCGTCGACTACGTCGTCGGCACGCTCCGCGTGCTGCGCATGCGGCTGAAGGGCACCCAGCAGTTCGTCGACGGCGGGAGCTACGAACCGATCATGAATCAGCTCGCCAACATGGGACAGGTGCTCTTCAATCCCCCGAGCGTCTTCGGCTGGGACTGGGAAATGAATTGGATTAGCAGCTCGACGCTCCTTGCTCGCTACGCCTTTGCCCGTGACCTCACGGCCGCGCGCGGCGGCGGCGCCAAGGGGTTCCACCCCGAGTACTTCGTCGACTCAGCCCTGACGGACGCAGCCGCCATCGTCGACGCGGTGACCCATGTCCTCGGGATCACGGACGAGCTGACGTCACCCGAGCGCGACACCCTGGTGGCCTACCTGACCAAGGACGGCACTCTCACCCCTGATCTCACCAACTACGACTACCGCGACGAGAAGCTCAGGGGACTCTTCGCGCTCGCCCTGCAGTTGCCGGCGTACCAGCTGCACTAG